catTTATAACATAGCATTTAATTCTCACCTAAGATGCTTAGTGCTTGAGGTGGGTACTGCATTATGTGGAGTTTCAGAGAGAGGATGGATGGATGGGAAAAGATGCCACAACGTGTCCATGTCGGGGGAGTCgagaataatatatttcacaAATTGGTACATTATAATaacatattcctatatattgACTACATTCATATAATATACATACAATTTGGAGGCTTCCTTTATTCATTTCATTGAATTGAGGGTAAACTTTTATTGAGAATAGAATCAAAATAGAGAGTTGCTTAAAATGGTTTGATCACATACAGCGGAGAGATGCACGTAAAACATGCGTAAGTATCACATAACTACACGTTAAGTTGGGCAGAATGAATCGATCCATTATGAATTTGAGgctgaaataaatattttgaccAAACCAAAAGAAGACATTCAGATCTGAGGTGAGATTTTGATGCCCCTCTTCGTAATTAAAAGGAACAGTCACATGCAAAAAATGCCCATGTATGTTGGTTGATTAATTGGCGTGAAGAGATTCCTCTTAACTAACTCATAATTCAACCTCTTCCCATGGCCCTCCACCTCCCagttagttatatatatatatatatatagtataatatatatatatatatatatatatatatatatagagtgaggctactatgctatcggaagcacggagccttccgtgcttccagctcgttttcgatgttgcgactttcgaatcgttgatcggctccgttaaacttgatctagagtatttgaagtacctagaaaataaattttatattttttcgattcatttgcctagtgatcgaatgagctcaaatcaacaaatttcaatggccgtagtgtgccgtttgcaagtttaaccgtgtagaaatatccaaatcacgtgaaattttgatagaaaattctttatactatatgaaataagatcaatatctttgatttaaaattttaatgtcatattattacattttgtaaaattttatattttcagccgttgattttgagccccttcgttcactaggcaaattatatcgaaaaataataaaatttattttctaggtactccaaatactctagatcaagtttaacggagccgatcgacgattcgaaagtcgcaacatcgaaaacgagctggaagcacggaaggctccgtgcttccgatagcatagtagcctcactctatatatatatatatatatatatcttacgtAGGCATTGAATATATGTAGACCAGCATTAAATTATAAAGGGTGAATGTGTCTGTAGCAGCTAAATTCTCTAAGCTAATTAAACCTATCAAAAATAGCAATAATGTCCCTGTAACTTAACATAACTTGTTTGTTAATCTCCCAAAATATATAAGAAACAAAGTGGTGGTTGGAGATATATATGCTTGTGATATCTTTCAGGTTCAGTGTAGACAGGCTTTTGTCTGTATCTTTTCTTCTAGAGAGTGTTGCGAATCgcagagaatgagagagagaaataagtgCTTCTAGTGAGCTGAAGAATTGATTCTCTCAAATTTGGGTAAAACTATAGAGCTCAAAATAAGCATGAacataccgaccgtccctaacgcaagtggcaaaagacttggtgattggtatccgaaatctcaagttcgaattctacttaattcatattttcagctaagtttatttctaaataaaataaacgaaacgggtagcatgctacctatctcttaaaaaaaaaaaagaaaaaaaagcatgaacatatattaatatgatGTTGCCAACACAAGTAGAAATACCAAGTGGGGATTGGCAAGCAGCTGGTAGGTAGGGTGGTTATCATGTCATAACATTCATAGCGAGCCATAAGAACGAAATAAACAAAGACAGAGAGAAGAAGAGTTGCCATAAAACTGATTAAGACAATTCTAATAAGTTATCTAAAATTGATGAGATAATTATAAGATTGTTAGGTAGTCATGGTGTTCGCGAATAATGATTGTTATGATAATGAGATGACTGCGTACCCAATGAACAAAAGTTATAATACTGTGTTTTCATTAAGCGGCAGTACGTGATTCCACAGCGAAAATTGGGAAAACACCTtcccttctttttatatatacacatagatGACAAAAAAACGCTGATGAAGAACATTGGTCAATTCACTGGGTAACAAAAGCAAAgcatatctttttttcttttctaaggtTATTACCACAAACAACACCAACTGTACAAGTACAATTATCAGCAGTTGCAATCAATTATCAGTAGTAATTGCAACTATAACAAAACTTTCCAAGATACATTCTCACATATAGTCCCATATTCCTGATGCATGGAGGAAAAAAAGGGCCGAAAATTGCCCTTGAAACTGCATTAGGGACCTAAAAGCTAAGGGAATTAACTTGGAATAACAAGAGTTTACAATTTACAAATCGCAGTGTTCCCATGAAGATCACCCACTTAACTGCTCGGCCAcggttttctcttcttttgcaGGCTCTTCTGTGATTTTCTGAACCTGGCCATCATCCTTAGGTATTATCAAGCCATATCCTCCATCTTTTCTCTTGTATAAGATGTTTATCTCACCTAGAAGAGAATACAGTTGTCAATTATCACAAACAAAAAGGAAGGGGAAAATGATACTTCGACTACCTAGAAATAGTCAATTGGGTCCTGAACTTCAAGTTTTCTCAGTGAATCTCTCAACTAGCAAGTTGTTTGTTTCAAAAAGCCTATCAAGTTTCTCAGAACTAAATGGTCCTGGTGATTTTGTTTGGCTAAGATGTTAAGTTTTGGCAAAACCAAACAATTATTCCTTTTCCAAATCAAACAATATACTAACTTAGGGCTTCATATACAAAAATTGAAAGCGTAAGTTCACGGACTTAATATCTAAATTACCTACAACTTAAGAGGTGTCAATATTCTTTTATTGCAATACATCAATATAACTTTACCAGTTTCTTCATTCCTGAAGGCATAGAAATCGTGATCGACATTCTCCAACTGCTCTCGTGCCTCTTCAACAGTTAAAGGTGGCATGTCGAAGTACTTGGTGCGCACAACCTGAAATTAAGTATTTCGCAACATTTGAAAGAATAAGATGGCTGCTTTGGAGAAGAACTCGTACCGCTGCTCAAGAGTATCATTGGATGAATTAtcactaaaaaaaaatgttataaaaTAGCAAACTTCAAtaatagttctttttttttttttttttttttttttttttggtctatGACTCCTTTTTACATGAGATATGGATACCTTTCAAGCAAACCAAGAAACAGGAACAAGTTCAACCAGACTAGATTGATCCCGACCTCAAAACTGAAATGTGTCGTGACGTATTTATTGTTTCTCTCCTTATAAAAAATCCCAAGGCTCGCAATGGCCAAATATAAAAAGCACATATCATAGTGTAACATAGATTAGTATGCAGTCAAATAcaacatattattttttgaatggtGCATTATTATTCCAAGCTGTTAAAAAGGTTGCCACACTGCAGAAAAGAATTGTGATACATGAGAAAAATATCAATCTATTTCAAAAATCAACAAGCTGAAACATTCATTCTGACATAACCacatcttaaatttaataaacataAAGATAGTTGAAGAGAAGagagcagtttacatcttaagcaGACCTCCGTTTGAACAGCTCAGTTAACCTTGTGAACAATACTTTTGTCTtcattttgaataaaataaaacttcatTGATGCCTTAATTAATTGCTGGTACTAACGACTCATACAGTCAAGATGATCATACTCTGAAGAGGCCAAACAATGGCAGAGTTGGAGAAGCTGTTTCCTTACAATGCTGTTCTTAAAACATAAATTCTGGAGCAATATGGAAAGATCATCAACTAAAGTTCCTTATATCACAAGTGCGACTTAGTTTGAATCTAATAATAACTAGCTGAACTCTTATTTCTGGAACTCTACCCTACATGCACAATGTGTTTAGTCTGGTGGATATTCAGAATCAATTGTTTCACGTGAAGTATCCAAAATCTCTTTCAATTACATATTATGAAGGAACATATAAAGAATTATGCAgcattcaaaattataaaagattTGGAAAAACAGCTACTCACAAAAATGAACATTTTAGAAGTTCTATAATGAGTTTCTACTTTCCACTAACACTCTTTGTTTCAGTAACAGAGAAATGGGTTAAACAATaatgaaactatatatatatattaatcaagGGAACAATGCACTGAGTAATAATACTAGCTAAATCAACTATGGATCATCAGTATTAGGCACAAGCTCTACTTATCTAactgaaaagaaaagggaataaATGATGACCGCTGATTGGGAATACAAACCTTGTCTAGTACTTCTCCATCCTCTTCTTCGAGACCTGGAGCAGCCAAATCctgttcttcttcctcatcctcCCTCTCAACCTTCTGTACCTCTGGCTCCCGAACACTCTGTATCTCTGGTTCCCGAACCTTAAGACGGTTAAACCCTTTCATGTGCCGCCCGTGGTCCGAATCTTTCTCCTTAATCTTCCTCAGCTTCCTCTGTATGATTGATGCAGCTGAGTCTATGCTCCCGTACGTCGTGTCTGAATCCTCCTCTGCACGAATCACTCCATGCTTCTTGGTGAATAGAGTAACCTTGCATTCCAAAACAATTCGAGTGCTAACACATTAAAGCTAGCGAACAACCATTTTGATAAATGGTGATGAATGAGGtataaaaatgttaaattcaATACCATCACTCATCCCAAACACAATTATACAAATGACAACCAATTTGAGTGCTCAATACATAAAGcttcttaaaagaaaaaaagcaaatgGCAGTGAATGAGGTAATTCAGCAACTTTGTTCATTCCAAACACAAATCACCGCATATAAAATACACAAGAACATTTGTGAAGGAAGCAAATGCGATAAATGGTAATCTTGTTACCTCGCATCGACGGAGCTTGGGACCTTTGAACTCTCCAGTGCGAACAGACAATCGAACATCAACCTCCCGGACGAGGTGGCTGTGCTTCATAACGGCCTTTCCTACCTTGTCTTCTATGTGCTTCTTCACCTTATCAGTCAACTTGTAcaccaccaaaatccaaaaagaagCATGGGTTACTCGAAAAGTTCTTGGAAGCCAAAACAACAGCATATTAAACCACCTCCTTCTGTTTATATAGGATCTAAGGCTACAGTGACATATTGGTACCTTAGAATTTGCTAATTAGTCAAGATTGAGTTAGGCATCAATAAGGCCCAAAGAAAAACACGGGCTCCTCAAAATTCGTCCTAGAAACcaaagcaaagcaaagcaaagcaaaAGAAAACACCTTTGCATTGAGTAGCATGATGAAAGGCCAAAGATTAATACTGAATAAGCAAGATAAAGCAGAATAAAACAATAGGTAGGGACCGTAGGGCGACTACATTAACAAAAAAGATAGACATAGTAACggaaatctaaaaaaaaacataaatagcAAACCAAACTCAGCATATTGTCAAGTGATTAGTACGCCatcaaagtacaaaagtacGAAAATgggtaattttaaaaatttgtacatAACATTGAAGAATGCTGCGGCTACAACAAAGCCTAGAGAAGAAGAACAGGTGGTTCTTCAAGTAAAGGTCTGCATAGatcaaaaacaaaatgaaaggGGCGCTATATCACCTAAGCAGGGTAGTGATTCAATTGCAAGTCTACGTCGTGTTCGACAATAGTGTTGCTCATGTCACCTTGAAATTTGGTGTAAATGTCTGCAATTGGAGCTTAAAAAATTCTTATTCATGTCATATGTTGTCCGTGACGCATCATGTTCGTGTTAGATGGATTCATACCGCATcaatttcaagttttttttttttttttttttttcagtgccTTCGTGTCATTTTCAATTCGCGTTAATTACCGTGCCTTGTTGCCAAACAAAGCATAATGGTACCTTGAATTAATGCTAAAACTATGaagataaacaaaaataattcaaCTTGTAGAGGGATTATTACGTCGAGATTTTTGCCCTGGACGATGAGCCGAACGGAGGAGAGGGGCCCGTCCCACGACATTCGgattccgccgccgccgccgacagAGCTCTTCCTGGCGACGGAGCGGAGCTCCTCGGGCTTAACTAGCAATGCGTGCCCAAGCAATTCCGAGCGAAGCAACAAATTTCGCGAAAACGGAGGATTCTTAGGGTGAATTAGAGAAGGGACTTGGGAGTGGAAACATGCGTGGCCCGTGGCCCAAGCGACCGTAGCCATTGACACAAAACAATCGCACCAGTActagtagaagaagaagaagaagaagaagaagaagaggaggaggaattAAAAAGtagagggtttagggttttggggggaTTTGCGAGGGGTGCGTGTGCGTGAAGGAGATAACAGGGACGAGTAGGGGAAGAGGCCGGAAGAAGAGAATATCTTTGGATTGGATAGAGTCGACAAGTTGTTGCGCGGACCGGGTGTATAAGTCCACCTTACACACCGCACCCTCCCAAAACTCAACTTACTTTATGATATTTAAACTTTctatatctaaaaaaaattattaatagttGTCACTAACATATTTTACATCCCGTCGATTTACGAGATTGCTTGAtgtagattttaatataaatagttttatatagatgaagttgttttttgtttttttatattcaaatcgACTGAGCTAgagtatttttataaatatatatttttattttttttatacaaaatattaCTATTCTGAATAGTAAACTTTAGGCATTTAAAAGAGTTCAAAAGTTGGAAGCATTGtgattctaaaaatattctattccGATTTTGTTAAAGTTAgatttattaaagtttttaaaacttaattaattatcacgGCATGTGGTGCATAGAATGTGGGTATACACTGGGTGCAACTGCAGGCGCATTCGACAATGGATGGGATATTTGGAGGGGAGGTGGGGTGCTGTCCGCGGACCACGTGGAGAGGAGAGGCTAATCGGGTATGCAgggagagaaggaaaagaagaggattTGTGTTGAAGACGCACGGGGAAGGAGTAGTGAAGATGAGGGTGCCAGCATTTTTGTCATGAGGTTGAACCTGATGGTTGGATAGTGATGGAATAAGATCTTGGATTTATCACAccattgtcatttttttttccggtTTTTATGAAGTTTGCAATAGATTCCTACCCTCACAAATCTATACTTTTTATACATTCTGAGGACCAAGATTACGGAatcttatttttcaaaaaaaaaaaaaaaattatcgaatcttattttttaaatttaactgaaCGTACAACTATTATATCAACACCGAACTATGTTTATCATAGAAGCAGTAATGCTTTCCTCGTGGTAAGTTTAATTAGAATAACATATAGCAGTTTTCATGAATAAAaactcaaacttaaaattttcttaattttaacaTGActgtaaaaaatttagaaaactcAATAAAAAATTCCTTTCCTTTTCAAGTAATTCCACTCAAAAGTTTACTTGTATAATAATcaagttaaaaagaaaagaaaagaagagaagcttTACCATCACGAAAGTGAATGAATGAAATTCCAAACCCAAACTAGACAGTGCGGACTCTTTGCCTCtgttgaaaaaaaagaattaaaaattattgttcaAATAAGACTTGATTGAATAATACAAATATCAAAAAGGTCCTTTGACTACGCCAAATTGCAGATCGTGACTGATGACCCCCatttaggggtggaaacgagccgagctcgagcgagcttatgtcagctcaaattcggcttgaaattaatttcgagcctaaatctaggctcaagctcggcttgaaattaattcgagccgagctcgagcgagcctaatttcgagtcgaggcCAGCTcagagctctaaacgagccgattgaaattctcgatattatataatcaatagtttaatttttatagaacattacctataatttgatgcaacatgttcaatagtttaaaatacaaaataattgtaagaaatgtgagctagggtgattGCCTGACTGGATgagggtcagagagagagagagggaaaaaagtttgagatttggaatttgaatgttatcatgttttaggttatgtgcaacagtgaaagtctgaaagagagagtgtgttatgtaaattaaggtttggctcaattgcacggttgtacttgttgggtttattttatgggccaacaataatggcccaaattaaattaaagccaaaataattaaaatacattatatatatataaatatatatatatatatatatatatatatatatatatatatatatatatatatatatatatatatatatatatatatatattttcgagctttcgagcttttcgagcctaattcgaacgagccgagtaatactcaagctcagcttgaaatgaatttcgagccttttattttgttcaagctcggctcatttaatttcgagtcgagctcgagcgagccgaatatcgagccgaacacgagtcgaacgcgagccggctcgctcgtttgccagccctaccccCATTTCCTTCATTCGACTTAACGGTTCAGTGGGCTTCAGTGGGCTGTTTGGACATTGGACCCTTATTGGGTTTAAATTTGCTGAGGGGGTTCATTTGttctttttaataaaactaaggttttacttttatatatatctttttcgtATAAAATTTACGACCGCCGACACCATCACGATCCCCAAAACACCCGTTATTTGGAAAGCCGACGAGGGCAATTCAGTCATTTCGCAACAGAATAATGGTGATTGACCTCCGAATCGTTGTTCAGCAACAAGCTGGGACTCTCCCCCGAACCCTTTTCCATCGTTCGCTTCTCCCCCCCCCACCACCGTTTGaatccttcttcctctcccacGGCGTAGAAAAATCCCTGCGAAGATCTCAGAGATCGATGTTTTCTGAGacaaagctagggtttcgatCCAAACGGTGAgccaatttctctctctctctctgatttgGTTCCTGACCCTTTCAAATATTGGTGTGGATTTACGTGGGTTCGGTAGCATTCGGAAAACCCAAttccattttagggttttaattCAAATGATGAGCcaatttctctttttgtttgctCTGATTTGGTGCTTGGGTACCGATCGTGGGTTTCGTATAATTAAGAACACCCAGTTGGATTTCGCGACTTTTTTCGCTTTGATTTGAGCAATGGAGTTGAAATATCGCATGCTGATTTGTTTTTGCAGATCTGGGGGAGTGTCGAAGAAAACCGGTTGAGATTTGGggctaaaattttcatttaagtTGGTGATACAAAATTTCGGTGGATTTGGGAATTTAGGTTTCCTTGTGTGAGAGGTGGGGTGGAAGGGATGATGTCAGCCCTGATGAACATGACGACAGCTTTGCGGGATTGGGTGTCGGCGTTGTACGATGCTCCTCCGACCCGTGCGGTTGTTTTTGGGATTCCCATTGATGGTGGGTTCTAGTCTGCTCCAATGCACTTAATTGAAAAGTTCTCCTTTGTTTGTTTACTTTTCTTATTAGGAGAGGGGATTGTGTTGATATTGGTGATCTTTTGTGGTAGAAGGTCACCTTGTGGTCGAAGCGCTCCTCATTGTGGTCATATTGTTCCAGCTCACAAGGAAGAGCTATAAGCCCCCAAAGAGGCCGTTGACAGAGAAGGTTTGTTATTTTTCGGTATTAAATCTCACTCTATGTTCATCTAGCATAAACTTggaaaaaatgtatagaactttaTAATTAATGATCCAGTTTGAAACAACTAACTGACTCTTCGAATTTTATCTTGCTGCCTAACCTCgtaattcatttgatttgaattattcGATGACCTTTTCCGTAAAAAAAATCGGgtacatcatttatcttattaAACCATTTTAGAGTATCTCACATGATTTATGTGACTCTAAGTCAGTTAAAACAAGCAGAACATCTTAATTTCATAACGAATGAGTCAATTTTCAAGTAAGCTCAATGCATTGTTACCCTTAATGTTTATTGAAACTACAGCTAATGTGCTTCTCAAAGTCTAACTACTTCACTAGTATAGGCTACTTATCGAGCCTAAATCTCAAGAATCCATGTGGGTTTCCGGTACTGTATGCTAGTTCCCGGGGGAATGGCTCTAATACCATATGCCATAGCCAGTAAGCCTACCAGTATTCGCAACTTGTTGGGCCTAAATCAGCGAAACAAAATACTTTAGTAGAAGTTCCGCATGCAAATGTATTAAGTCTTATATACCAAAGAGATCTCTTGCTATCATCTAAGGCGGCACTATTGGTGTTCGACAGTTgtgcttgtttttctttttcaaattcttGTTGTCTACTTTGTTAGTAGATATTGGCTTTCTCGGGCTCTTCTCAAATAGTAACTCTCTTGTTGCAAAGTGCAGGAGATAGACGAACTTTGTGAGGAATGGATGCCAGAACCTCTTTGCCCACCTATCACGGAGGATATGCAAACAGAACCTCCAACCTTGGAAAGGTTTGAAATGATTCATCCCTTAATGTTTCAACTGGAGTAATTTATAGCACAGCGTTTGGTGGACAGAAATGCCTCGAGCTTCTGTTTTTGAGGGAAGCTGTAATGAGATTTTTAAGCCTTAAATGCAGAAGCTCCAACTTAGAGCTTCTAGTTCTGCTGAAGAGAGAAGCTGCTGTGCGTATTTTAATCCAATGCTTCTCCTAAAAGCACTAGACAAATAACACTTTATCAAACAATACTGCAACCTACAACAAAGCCAAACATGCTTTTAGTTGGAAAGATCTCGGATATATTTTCTACCTGCTTGCATTGATGCATTTTCTGTTGAACTTAAGCATAATCTTAATAATTCGTCATGTTCTTGAAGGTATTTATCATTTGGTGGCAACCACTTATTAAAAGTACTATTAGTGCAAATATTAGCAATTTAGGATGAGATTATTAGGGTGTGTTATTCACTTATTCTCCTTTCAAGATTTCATCCATTCCGTTGGCACAATTAAGATAGTGGAAAATGAGTTTGTTAAGCTTTCTTTGAACAGAATTACTGAGAGGACACTTCTGTGAGGCTCTAGCCCAAGATTTTCCCATTTGACCCAGCCTGATCCTTCCTGGCCTTGGTTATTTGGACCGGGGCTGGCCTAAAATAGCTGTAATATTTTCAAGTTAAGCCTGAAACTAGGCCTAGCCTTTTGTTTAATTAGGCTTTCTCCCTCACTCTGTGTATGCATGTGGGTGTGAGCATGCGCATTGATGTATGTATGACCAGAATTGGGTGTTGTTTCAGAGATTTGAAATAATAGTCTTCTCTGATGAGGTACTACATGGTGCAGTGCTGCCAGACCGCATACAACGATTGGTGGAAAAGAAGTCATCAACTTTGCATCAGCAAACTACCTTGGGTTGATAGCGAATGAGAAGATAATCGTGAGAAAGCTCTCCATCTTATTGTTCTTATTATAATTCATTTGTTTTTTTCCATTATAACCCTAATAATAAAGTAAATGGCATGATTCATGCATTGCTCCTTAGAGAATGTACTCGCCCATTACATTTGTATAATTACTTATTTGTTTCATTTCACTCAATGTATGATATGATTTTTAATATGCAGGGTTCATGCATTGGTTCATTGGAGAAGTATGGTGTTGGTTCTTGCGGTCCCCGTGGTTTTTATGGGACAATTGGTAAGCCTGCTTTTTTCCATCCACTGTTTATGGCTTTGTGCTAAGGGCATGTTTTGTCGAATTGTAGCTTGTACAGAAATGTTGTTGGACTAGAGCTGATCTAAGAAGCACTAGTggctttgtttttttaattaaaatccaCTCTATGGCTTATTCCGGAGAAGcttcaattttgtttttctGCTTTTAGAGGCCTAAACGGCTCAATTTAGCTCCTCCGTAGTATTATCTCCAGAA
This DNA window, taken from Ananas comosus cultivar F153 linkage group 5, ASM154086v1, whole genome shotgun sequence, encodes the following:
- the LOC109710851 gene encoding ribosome-binding factor PSRP1, chloroplastic; amino-acid sequence: MATVAWATGHACFHSQVPSLIHPKNPPFSRNLLLRSELLGHALLVKPEELRSVARKSSVGGGGGIRMSWDGPLSSVRLIVQGKNLDLTDKVKKHIEDKVGKAVMKHSHLVREVDVRLSVRTGEFKGPKLRRCEVTLFTKKHGVIRAEEDSDTTYGSIDSAASIIQRKLRKIKEKDSDHGRHMKGFNRLKVREPEIQSVREPEVQKVEREDEEEEQDLAAPGLEEEDGEVLDKVVRTKYFDMPPLTVEEAREQLENVDHDFYAFRNEETGEINILYKRKDGGYGLIIPKDDGQVQKITEEPAKEEKTVAEQLSG